In Pseudonocardia sp. DSM 110487, the sequence CCACGAACGCGTCCCACAGGCTGCTGATCACCTTGGCGGCCTCCCCCGCCACATCGGAGGGCAGCACGGCGGCGATCCGGGACGCGGTCTCGGCGTCGACGCCGCTGAGCGGGTCGATCGGCACCTTGAGGAGCGCGTCCGGTCGCTCGACCGCGAGCTGCTCGATCTCGACGCCGCCCTCGGCCGAGCACATCGCGAGGAACGTGCGGTTCGAGCGGTCCAGCAGGAACGAGAAGTAGTACTCCTCCGCGATGTCGCTGGCCTCGGTGACCAGCACCCGGTGCACGGTGTGGCCCTTGATGTCCATGCCGAGGATCGCGGCGGCCTTCTCCCGCGCCTCCTCGGCCGTCCGGGCCAGTTGCACCCCGCCTGCCTTTCCTCGCCCGCCGGTCTTCACCTGGGCCTTCACCACGACCGGTCCGTCGAGCTCGCGGGCCCGATCGGCGGCCTCGGTGGGCGTGTCGGCCACCGCGCCACGGAGGACTGGCACGCCGTGGGCGGCGAAGACGTCCCTGGCCTGGTGCTCGTAGAGGTCCACAGTGCGGTCTCCCGTCTCCTGCTCGAGCAGTGGCGGTCGACTGTATGCAGTATGGAGAAAGTTGTCCAGGGGACTTGTGTGCTGGCTCACGCGTAGCGCAGTATCGGGCATACAGTATGGAAGGAGCTGCCATGGTCCGGGAGATCCGCGACAACCACGGTCGCCGCTACCGGGTGGGCGAGTCACCGGAGGAGCTCATCGGACGTCCCCGCTCCAGCGTGCTGTGGCAGGCGTGGCCGCCGATGGCGGCGGTGGGCGTGTTGCAGTACGGGTACGGCGCGGCGGTTCCTGCGCTCATGGAGCGCAACGGCTGGACCCTCGTCGGAGCGATCTGGCTGCTCGCCGGGTGGACCGTGCTCCAGGCCGGCGTCGGCCTGCCCACCGCATACCTGCGTGAGCGCCACCGCATCGGGCCGCGTCCGGTCATGGTGGCCGGGGCGGCGCTCTCCGCGCTCGGGCTCGTCGTGCTCGCTCACAGCACCGAACTGCTCGGCGCGCTGCTCGGCTTCGCCCTCCTCGGCGGCACCGGCGCAGGCCTCGTCTACGCGGCGTGTACGTCGACGGTGGCGAAGTGGTACCCGGAGCGCATGGGCCGACGGGTGAGCATAGTGACCGGGGCCTTCGCCTACGGGTCCGTACCGTTCATCGTGGCCGCCGTGATCGGGCTGGATGCCGGCAACCTCACCACGGTTCTCGACACCGCCGCGGCGGTGCTGTTCGTCCTCGTGGCCGGGCCGGGCCTCTTCTTCCGCGATCCGCCGCGCCGGTGGTGGCCCGCCGAGGTCGACCCGCAGGCGTGGGCCCTGCGCAACCCGGCCCGCCGGATGAACCCGCCCGCCATCCGCGAGTTCTCGCCCGCTCAGGCGATGCAGACCCGCGTGCTGCTGGTGATGTACCTGATCCTGCTCGGCGCGGGAGCGGTCTCGCTGTTCAACGCCGCGTTCATCGTGGTCTACGCCGGCGGCGTCGCGGCCACCCTCGGCGCCGTTGCGCTCGCGGCAGGCCTGTTCGCCGGGGTCAGCGGGGCCGGCCGGGCGCTTGCCATGCGGGTGTCGGACCGGCTCGGGCGCTGCCGCACGCTGAGCGCCGTGCTCGCCGTGCAAGGGGTGGCGCAGTTGCTCTTCGCGCTGTCCGCGGCCACCGGCAAGACCGGTGCGCTCGAGGTCGCGGCGGTGCTCGCGGGCCTCGGTGGTGGTGGCTTCTACCCGATCTTCGCCAGCCTTGCGCGCGAGTACTTCGGCGAGCAGAGCGCGCTCGAGGTGCACGGCCTCGTCTACAGCGCCAAGGCCGTCGGCGGGGTGCTCGGCATCGGGTTCGCCGCACTCGCCGTCACCACGTGGGGCTGGGCCGCCACGTTCACGGGTGCGGCCGTCGTGTCGCTCGTCGCGGCCAGGGCCGCCGGAGCGCTCCAGCGGCCCGGGCTGCCCAGCACCCTGCCGCTTCCCCGGCTCCCGGAGCAGCGATCCCGCTATGCATGACACGCCGATGGCCGCCCCCGACAAGGGAGCGGCCATCGTGTTGTCCGTCAGGCCCGGGTGAAGGGGCGGTCCTCGGTGGCCGGGCGCGTCCGCGTGGTGAGCGGCATGGCCTCGGCGCCCCGGGCCCGCTGGGCCCGGAGCGCGGCGTCCAGGCCGAGGCCGATGCTGCGGCCGTCGGCAGAGGAGCCGCGCGGGAGGTCCTGCAGGGACCGGATGAAGTTGCGCAGCGTACGCATGCTTGTCACCTCCGTGATAAGGGTTCCCCGACCGCGAGCCGGCATGCGGGTTCGGACGCGGCGGCGCCGATCGATCGGCGCACGGGGACGGCCGGCGCGCTGCATCGCGCGTCGGATGGTCGTGCTGGCCCGCCTGTCAGGCGGGTGGTGTGCCTCGGCTGCGTCGTCGGCGCCGAGGTGGGGCGGGGCCCGTGTGGGCCCGGCCGTTCAGTGGACGCGACCCCGCAGTGCGGGGGCTGCGTCGTCCGCGTCGTCGCGGTGTTCCAGGTAGGAGCGGCGGGTGTGCTCCGTGTGCGCGGCCATGACCTCGCCCGCGCGGGAGGCGTCGCCCGCCGCGATCGCGTCGATCAGGGCCGCGTGCTCGATCCACGACTGCTCGCCGCGGTGGCGGGCCACCGGCGTGTAGTACCAGCGCACCCTGCGGTCGACCTGGGCGGCCAGCTCGACGAGCACGTCGTTGCCGGACATCTTCATTACTTCTCTGTGCAGCTCGGCGTTGAGCTCGACCAGCGTGTTGACGTCCTCGGC encodes:
- a CDS encoding MFS transporter, coding for MVREIRDNHGRRYRVGESPEELIGRPRSSVLWQAWPPMAAVGVLQYGYGAAVPALMERNGWTLVGAIWLLAGWTVLQAGVGLPTAYLRERHRIGPRPVMVAGAALSALGLVVLAHSTELLGALLGFALLGGTGAGLVYAACTSTVAKWYPERMGRRVSIVTGAFAYGSVPFIVAAVIGLDAGNLTTVLDTAAAVLFVLVAGPGLFFRDPPRRWWPAEVDPQAWALRNPARRMNPPAIREFSPAQAMQTRVLLVMYLILLGAGAVSLFNAAFIVVYAGGVAATLGAVALAAGLFAGVSGAGRALAMRVSDRLGRCRTLSAVLAVQGVAQLLFALSAATGKTGALEVAAVLAGLGGGGFYPIFASLAREYFGEQSALEVHGLVYSAKAVGGVLGIGFAALAVTTWGWAATFTGAAVVSLVAARAAGALQRPGLPSTLPLPRLPEQRSRYA